Proteins encoded by one window of Moorella humiferrea:
- a CDS encoding ROK family transcriptional regulator, which produces MNRETGNLEYVKRLNRVNVLNIIRENKSVSRQQLAKLTGLTPAAISGIVRELVAMGFIQETGLGKSSGGRRPVKLQFNPEAGYVVGAEITRKKTTMGIVDLQAKPVVVNEAQIDMTEPETGLATLAKEIEQLIRTTGIPEGKILAAGFAVPGLLDTRTKIVKRSPNLGEQWHNIPVQATLEKYFHVPLFVEHNSNAAALAEHTLGRGKNNHNLLYINLGEGFSAGIIMNGEIIYGYSGHAGEMGHLVIMEDGPLCNCGNRGCLESLYAVPAIVRKANNELYLCPDKDPLKQIWLEKGEVNIKDIMACVREAGSYAWQLIRQAGWYIGIGIACAINFYNPEAIYLGGILAGAKEVLMESLLESVYRHAFPAIARATRIEISDLGSDAAFYGACLGAIKQLFDVERAEILNR; this is translated from the coding sequence GTGAACAGAGAGACAGGCAATCTCGAGTACGTAAAAAGATTGAACCGCGTCAACGTCTTAAATATTATTCGAGAAAATAAAAGTGTTTCTCGGCAGCAGTTGGCCAAACTTACCGGTCTTACTCCTGCAGCGATTAGTGGTATCGTACGGGAACTTGTAGCAATGGGATTTATTCAAGAAACGGGTCTAGGCAAGTCCAGCGGTGGACGCCGCCCGGTTAAATTGCAGTTTAATCCAGAAGCAGGATATGTGGTGGGTGCAGAAATTACGCGTAAAAAAACTACCATGGGAATAGTTGATTTGCAGGCAAAACCGGTTGTAGTAAATGAGGCTCAAATTGATATGACTGAACCTGAAACAGGATTAGCCACTTTGGCGAAAGAAATTGAGCAGTTGATTAGAACAACAGGTATTCCGGAAGGTAAAATATTGGCAGCCGGTTTTGCCGTTCCGGGCCTTCTTGATACCCGTACCAAGATTGTTAAGCGTTCTCCCAATCTTGGTGAGCAATGGCATAATATCCCGGTACAGGCAACGTTAGAGAAATACTTCCATGTCCCGCTTTTTGTAGAACACAACTCCAATGCTGCCGCATTGGCCGAACATACTTTAGGTAGAGGGAAAAATAACCATAATTTGTTATATATTAATTTGGGCGAAGGTTTCAGTGCGGGAATCATTATGAATGGAGAGATTATTTACGGTTATAGCGGTCATGCCGGCGAGATGGGACATTTAGTGATAATGGAAGACGGACCTCTATGTAATTGTGGCAACCGGGGTTGTCTGGAAAGTTTGTATGCAGTACCGGCCATAGTGCGTAAAGCCAATAATGAACTATATCTTTGTCCAGATAAAGACCCCTTGAAACAAATTTGGCTCGAAAAAGGCGAAGTAAATATTAAAGATATAATGGCCTGCGTCCGTGAAGCTGGTTCTTATGCCTGGCAGCTAATAAGGCAGGCAGGATGGTACATCGGTATTGGTATTGCATGTGCCATAAATTTTTATAACCCAGAGGCCATTTACCTTGGTGGTATTTTGGCAGGGGCCAAAGAGGTCCTTATGGAGTCACTTTTAGAAAGTGTTTACCGCCATGCCTTTCCGGCTATAGCCCGGGCTACACGAATTGAGATATCCGACCTCGGTAGCGACGCAGCTTTTTACGGTGCCTGCCTGGGGGCAATAAAGCAATTGTTTGATGTCGAAAGGGCGGAGATATTGAACCGCTAG
- a CDS encoding NADH:flavin oxidoreductase, whose translation MAPFSKFNFKNLMQLKEKIAELNLDIELTEDLRPLARRAKIGGRELPNSLAVHPMEGCDGSEDGSPSELTFRRYRRFARGGAGLLWFEATAVVPEGRANPRQLYINRSNVHTFKELLETARREAGDSMGAGHRPLCILQLTHSGRYSKPYGKPQPVIAYHDPHLDARAGVSPDQEAITDAELEQLQDKYVEAALLAQEAGFDGVDIKSCHRYLLSELLAAHTRAGRYGGDFNNRTRFLLETIEKVRARTGNDFILAVRLNAYDAHPYPYGWGVDPEDYTRADLSEPIRLVRLLKEKGVTLVSISAGNPYYTNPEVTRPFDTPPKGAGLPAEHPLESVARLFKITREIQEAEPGLAVVGSGYSWLRQFFGHAAAANIARGAATLAGAGRLAFAYPDFARDLLTNGQLDERRVCIACSRCTQIMRDGGRTGCVVRDGEVYMTIYKELSSAS comes from the coding sequence ATGGCTCCTTTCAGTAAATTTAACTTCAAAAACCTTATGCAGTTAAAAGAAAAGATAGCCGAACTAAATCTGGATATAGAACTCACCGAAGATTTGCGTCCCCTGGCCCGACGGGCAAAGATCGGCGGCCGGGAGTTGCCCAATTCCCTGGCCGTCCATCCTATGGAAGGATGTGACGGCAGCGAAGACGGCAGCCCGTCCGAACTGACATTCCGCCGCTACCGGCGCTTTGCCCGGGGGGGAGCGGGTTTACTCTGGTTCGAGGCTACCGCCGTCGTCCCAGAGGGCCGTGCCAACCCGCGGCAGCTTTATATCAACCGCAGCAACGTCCATACCTTTAAGGAGCTCCTGGAAACGGCCCGGCGGGAAGCTGGAGACAGCATGGGGGCCGGCCACCGTCCCCTGTGCATCCTGCAGTTAACCCATTCCGGCCGCTACAGCAAGCCTTACGGCAAGCCGCAGCCGGTAATCGCTTACCATGACCCTCATTTAGACGCCAGGGCCGGGGTTTCTCCTGACCAGGAAGCAATTACCGACGCTGAACTGGAACAGCTGCAGGATAAATATGTGGAAGCAGCCCTGCTGGCGCAAGAGGCCGGCTTTGACGGGGTAGACATCAAGTCCTGCCACCGCTACCTTTTGTCGGAACTGCTGGCCGCTCATACCCGCGCAGGCAGGTATGGCGGCGATTTTAACAACCGCACGCGTTTTCTCCTGGAAACAATTGAAAAGGTACGGGCCAGAACAGGCAATGACTTTATCCTGGCCGTTAGGTTAAACGCCTACGACGCCCATCCCTATCCCTACGGCTGGGGCGTTGATCCTGAAGATTATACCCGCGCCGACCTTTCCGAACCCATCCGGCTTGTGCGCCTCCTCAAGGAGAAGGGGGTAACACTGGTCAGCATTTCTGCCGGCAATCCGTATTATACAAACCCGGAAGTCACCCGCCCCTTTGATACTCCGCCCAAGGGGGCGGGCCTGCCGGCGGAGCATCCCCTGGAGAGCGTCGCTCGGCTTTTTAAGATTACCCGGGAGATACAGGAAGCCGAACCGGGACTGGCCGTGGTCGGCAGCGGCTACAGCTGGCTGCGGCAGTTTTTCGGCCACGCGGCGGCCGCCAATATCGCCCGCGGCGCGGCAACCCTGGCCGGTGCCGGCAGGCTTGCCTTTGCCTATCCCGATTTCGCCCGGGACCTGCTCACCAATGGTCAGCTGGATGAGCGCCGGGTCTGCATTGCCTGCAGCCGCTGCACCCAGATTATGCGCGACGGCGGCAGGACCGGCTGCGTCGTAAGGGATGGGGAGGTATATATGACGATTTATAAAGAATTATCTTCTGCTTCATAA